From Halotia branconii CENA392, the proteins below share one genomic window:
- the rfbC gene encoding dTDP-4-dehydrorhamnose 3,5-epimerase → MIFTTTELQDAFIIDLEEKSDHRGFFARAFCAQEFAAHGLKPIVAQCNLSFNYKKGTLRGMHYQLAPAAETKLIRCTKGAIYDVIIDMRPESPTFLSHIGVELTAANRRALYVPEMFAHGYQTLTDETEVVYQVGEFYTPGYERGLRYDDPFFNIEWPLEVTVISEKDLNWPLLETMPIGSPDPLEVTV, encoded by the coding sequence ATGATTTTTACTACTACAGAACTCCAAGACGCATTCATCATTGATTTAGAAGAAAAGTCAGACCACCGTGGCTTTTTTGCCCGTGCTTTCTGCGCTCAAGAATTTGCAGCACACGGATTAAAACCAATAGTTGCTCAATGTAACTTGTCTTTTAACTACAAAAAAGGCACATTGCGGGGAATGCATTATCAACTTGCCCCAGCAGCAGAAACAAAATTAATTCGCTGTACTAAAGGTGCTATCTATGACGTAATTATTGATATGCGTCCAGAATCGCCTACTTTTTTATCACATATTGGTGTAGAACTAACCGCAGCCAATCGTCGCGCTTTATATGTTCCCGAAATGTTCGCTCATGGCTATCAAACACTCACAGATGAAACTGAAGTAGTGTATCAAGTGGGTGAATTTTACACACCAGGATATGAACGAGGTCTACGCTACGACGATCCATTTTTTAATATTGAATGGCCTCTAGAAGTAACGGTGATTTCCGAGAAAGATTTAAATTGGCCTTTGTTGGAAACGATGCCTATTGGTAGTCCTGACCCTTTAGAAGTAACTGTTTAA
- a CDS encoding acyltransferase produces the protein MNSVAGKWNRDLLMIPAKLARLKEVFVTTLLGYLPTIALGVHLRKLFYPQIFAQFGKFVCIETDVKLYGTAGIEIGDRVKICSGVRLNTLGEANNRISLGSGVTLERGVDLGTLQNSCIEIGEGTYIGLYTCITGYGNIKIGKNCLIAAHSGIYGNGHIFADPLRTIADQGVTRKGIVIEDDCWLGHGVTVIDGVTIGRGSVIGAGAVVNKNIPPYSIAVGVPAKVIGQRNH, from the coding sequence ATGAATAGCGTAGCAGGTAAATGGAATCGTGATTTATTAATGATTCCTGCCAAATTGGCACGCCTAAAAGAAGTCTTTGTAACTACACTATTAGGATATCTACCAACAATTGCTTTAGGAGTCCACTTAAGAAAACTCTTTTATCCACAGATTTTTGCTCAGTTCGGCAAATTTGTTTGCATCGAAACCGATGTCAAACTTTACGGTACTGCTGGCATCGAAATCGGAGATAGAGTCAAAATTTGTAGTGGTGTGCGGCTGAATACACTTGGTGAAGCCAACAATCGGATTTCTCTCGGTTCTGGAGTAACTTTAGAACGTGGTGTCGATTTAGGTACACTCCAAAATTCTTGTATTGAAATTGGTGAAGGTACATACATCGGTTTATATACCTGTATTACTGGTTACGGTAACATCAAAATCGGCAAGAATTGTCTGATTGCAGCTCATTCTGGCATCTATGGTAACGGTCACATTTTTGCAGATCCGTTGCGGACAATTGCTGACCAAGGAGTTACTAGAAAAGGGATTGTCATCGAGGATGATTGTTGGCTGGGTCATGGAGTTACAGTCATAGATGGTGTCACTATTGGTCGCGGTAGTGTCATTGGCGCAGGAGCAGTTGTCAATAAAAATATTCCTCCTTACTCCATAGCAGTTGGTGTACCTGCTAAGGTAATTGGTCAACGAAATCATTAA
- a CDS encoding NAD-dependent epimerase/dehydratase family protein, which translates to MKILVTGTEGYLGSLLPPLLIARGHEVIGVDTGFYKVGWLYNGTEVTAKTLNKDIRHIAPEELAGVEAVVHMAELSNDPTGQLAPNITYEINHLGSVRLANLAKAMGVRRFIYMSSCSVYGVATEGDVTETSPINPQTAYADCKTLVERDVKLLADDDFSPTFMRNATAFGASPRMRFDIVLNNLAGLAWTTKEIAMTSDGTPWRPLVHALDICKAIVCAIEAPRDIVHNQIFNVGDTANNYRVKEIAEIIANSFPGCKLSFGDNGADNRSYRVSFEKINTILPGFKCDWNAQLGAQQLFELFNQIDMTEDTFLFRGFTRLKQLEYLIRTEQIDQDFFWKKK; encoded by the coding sequence ATGAAAATCTTAGTCACTGGCACAGAAGGCTATTTAGGTTCATTATTACCTCCTTTATTAATCGCACGAGGACACGAAGTTATCGGCGTAGATACTGGTTTTTATAAAGTTGGTTGGCTGTACAACGGTACTGAAGTGACAGCTAAAACTCTTAATAAAGATATCCGCCATATTGCTCCTGAAGAGTTGGCTGGTGTAGAAGCTGTAGTACACATGGCGGAACTCTCCAACGACCCCACCGGACAATTAGCACCTAATATCACTTATGAAATTAATCATCTAGGTTCAGTGCGTCTGGCAAACCTAGCTAAAGCAATGGGTGTGCGGCGCTTTATATATATGTCTTCGTGCAGTGTCTATGGTGTTGCGACTGAAGGCGATGTCACAGAAACATCTCCAATTAATCCCCAAACAGCTTACGCAGACTGTAAAACTTTAGTAGAACGAGATGTCAAACTCTTAGCTGATGATGATTTCTCTCCTACCTTTATGCGGAATGCTACTGCTTTTGGCGCTTCCCCCAGGATGCGGTTTGATATTGTGTTAAACAACTTGGCAGGGTTGGCATGGACTACTAAAGAAATCGCAATGACCAGTGATGGTACGCCTTGGCGACCCTTAGTCCATGCATTAGATATTTGTAAAGCAATCGTGTGTGCGATTGAAGCACCCCGTGACATTGTTCACAACCAAATCTTCAATGTCGGAGATACGGCGAATAACTATCGGGTGAAAGAAATTGCCGAAATTATTGCCAATAGTTTCCCTGGTTGTAAATTGTCTTTTGGTGATAACGGTGCAGACAATCGCAGCTATCGAGTATCCTTCGAGAAAATCAACACTATCTTACCTGGATTCAAGTGTGATTGGAATGCTCAACTTGGCGCTCAACAGCTATTTGAGTTATTCAATCAAATTGATATGACTGAGGATACTTTCTTATTTAGAGGTTTCACACGGTTAAAACAGCTAGAGTATCTAATTCGGACTGAGCAAATTGACCAAGATTTTTTTTGGAAGAAAAAGTAA
- a CDS encoding NAD(P)H-dependent oxidoreductase, which produces MIIIDRALQARAAAGNPIKVGMIGAGFMGRGIANQIINSVPGMELVAIFNRQIDAAKKAYMEAGIEDIQIVSTRSELEDAIANDKYAVTEDAMLLCQAAGIEAIIEVTGAVEFGAHVVMEAIAHRKHVIMMNAELDGTIGPILKVYADKAGVILSACDGDQPGVEMNLYRFVKSIGLTPLLCGNIKGLQDPYRNPTTQEAFAKRWGQKAHMVTSFADGTKISFEQAIVANATGMQVAKRGMLGYDFNGHVDEMTQMYDVEQLQQLGGIVDYVVGAKPGPGVFVYATHDDPKQRHYLNLYKLGEGPLYSFYTPYHLCHFEVPLSVARAVLFGDAVLSPLAGPLVDVVTTAKIDLKAGETLDGIGYYMTYGQCENSPIVQEQQLLPMGLAEGCRLKRDIPQDQVLTYDDVELPEGRLCDQLRAEQNAYFVPAKILATVG; this is translated from the coding sequence ATGATTATTATTGATCGCGCCTTACAAGCACGCGCCGCCGCAGGTAATCCCATTAAAGTCGGGATGATTGGTGCTGGTTTTATGGGTAGAGGTATTGCCAATCAAATCATCAATTCTGTTCCGGGGATGGAATTAGTTGCAATCTTCAACCGTCAGATAGATGCAGCCAAAAAAGCTTATATGGAGGCGGGAATTGAAGATATACAAATCGTCTCCACCCGCAGTGAATTAGAAGATGCGATCGCTAACGATAAATATGCAGTCACCGAAGATGCTATGTTATTGTGCCAAGCCGCAGGCATAGAGGCAATTATTGAAGTTACAGGCGCAGTCGAATTTGGCGCTCATGTTGTCATGGAAGCGATCGCTCATCGCAAACATGTAATTATGATGAATGCCGAACTTGACGGCACAATTGGTCCTATCCTCAAAGTCTATGCCGACAAAGCTGGCGTGATTCTCAGCGCCTGTGATGGCGATCAGCCAGGGGTGGAAATGAATCTTTACCGATTTGTCAAAAGCATTGGTCTGACTCCGTTGTTGTGCGGTAACATTAAAGGACTCCAAGACCCCTATCGTAATCCTACGACTCAAGAAGCATTTGCCAAGCGTTGGGGTCAAAAAGCTCACATGGTAACTAGTTTTGCCGACGGGACAAAAATTTCCTTCGAGCAGGCGATCGTTGCTAATGCCACAGGGATGCAAGTTGCCAAAAGAGGTATGTTAGGATACGACTTCAACGGTCATGTCGATGAGATGACCCAAATGTATGATGTCGAACAACTCCAGCAACTAGGCGGCATTGTCGATTATGTAGTAGGCGCAAAACCAGGCCCCGGTGTATTTGTCTATGCTACTCACGACGACCCCAAGCAACGTCATTACCTCAACTTGTACAAATTAGGTGAAGGCCCTCTTTACAGCTTTTATACTCCTTATCATCTTTGTCATTTTGAAGTTCCACTATCTGTTGCTCGTGCCGTCTTATTCGGTGATGCTGTTTTATCTCCCCTAGCTGGTCCGTTAGTAGATGTAGTCACCACAGCCAAAATAGACCTCAAAGCCGGAGAAACCCTTGATGGTATCGGTTATTACATGACTTATGGTCAATGTGAAAATTCTCCCATCGTTCAAGAACAACAACTTTTACCAATGGGTTTAGCTGAAGGTTGTCGTCTCAAACGAGATATTCCTCAAGATCAAGTCCTAACTTACGATGATGTAGAGTTACCTGAAGGTAGACTTTGCGACCAACTACGAGCTGAGCAAAACGCTTATTTTGTCCCAGCCAAAATATTGGCAACAGTTGGTTAG
- a CDS encoding glycosyltransferase family 2 protein: protein MNKLLTIAIPTYNRAELLDKQLAWLAQAIKGFELDCEILISDNCSTDHTQEVISKWQQHLSDISFKTNRNPENLGVMRNIMYCLNSATTKYVWTIGDDDPIQDRAVNYVINKLKENEELSLLFLNFSGRNKITGEPVHPPTITGNRWFDADIEDASSDGKTIFEHCFAKSVGAVIFLTATVYRTDLVKRALQSWPDAANNWISLAYLAGYCAANGDVIVTKETYLECIVGVSYWQKEPKSALLMQYKHIPEVILKLEEAGYSKQFCRQMLLHNSKEVSIKVFLGALRRWPVSAIKTLVPFLTLVSISAFDIVAFKEFQIFDNSEPSAQELRTNYHKRSPHSKSIIKTR, encoded by the coding sequence ATGAACAAATTGTTGACCATTGCCATACCTACTTATAATCGTGCTGAGTTACTTGATAAACAGTTGGCATGGCTGGCTCAAGCTATCAAAGGTTTTGAATTGGATTGCGAAATTTTAATTTCTGATAATTGTTCTACTGATCATACTCAAGAAGTAATCAGTAAGTGGCAACAACACCTGAGCGATATCTCTTTTAAAACTAATAGAAATCCGGAAAATTTAGGCGTAATGAGAAATATTATGTACTGCCTAAATTCCGCAACTACAAAATATGTTTGGACAATTGGAGATGATGATCCTATTCAAGATAGAGCCGTTAATTATGTAATTAATAAGCTCAAAGAAAATGAAGAATTATCATTATTATTTCTCAACTTCTCTGGGAGAAATAAAATTACTGGTGAACCAGTACATCCACCAACAATAACTGGTAATCGCTGGTTTGATGCCGATATTGAAGATGCTAGTAGTGATGGTAAAACTATATTTGAACACTGTTTTGCTAAAAGTGTTGGTGCTGTGATTTTTCTGACTGCTACTGTTTATCGTACTGACTTAGTAAAACGCGCTCTACAATCTTGGCCAGACGCTGCCAACAATTGGATATCATTGGCATATTTAGCTGGTTATTGTGCTGCCAATGGTGATGTAATTGTCACTAAGGAAACTTATCTAGAATGTATTGTTGGTGTGAGTTATTGGCAAAAAGAGCCTAAATCTGCACTGTTAATGCAATACAAACACATCCCTGAAGTTATTTTGAAACTTGAAGAAGCCGGATATTCTAAGCAGTTTTGTAGGCAAATGCTTTTACACAACTCTAAAGAAGTTAGCATAAAAGTCTTTTTAGGTGCTTTGAGAAGATGGCCTGTTTCTGCCATCAAAACATTAGTTCCTTTTTTGACTTTAGTCAGTATTTCGGCTTTTGATATTGTGGCTTTTAAAGAGTTTCAAATCTTTGATAATAGTGAGCCATCTGCACAAGAATTGCGAACTAACTATCATAAGCGATCGCCTCATAGTAAATCGATAATTAAAACAAGGTAG
- a CDS encoding phytanoyl-CoA dioxygenase family protein — protein MLKTITGKLSALNSELVYRKKLWHHAKKLPVLESGDRLILDNLKKSGVHITTLADLGLNSTPELLQAALKQLSIMTKVNHDNFNQKLPHIYQVTDLPEFSNWGNEPRLLNIIEKYIGLPIIFHGVHLRKDFPNEQQFGTLLWHKDSEDRRMIKIIIYLTDVEKKHGPFEYLPISLTSLWSLNYYRIYYKLWQAGYVGITDEELKKIIPESAWKSCPGEAGTVIIVDPKIALHHGTIRTQERATLFFAYTANPPKKPDLCNQYWDNTYPRPELETLSS, from the coding sequence ATGCTAAAAACTATTACAGGCAAACTATCGGCACTCAATTCTGAGTTAGTTTATAGAAAAAAACTTTGGCATCATGCCAAAAAACTACCTGTTTTGGAGTCAGGCGATCGCTTGATTTTAGACAATCTCAAAAAATCGGGTGTTCATATTACAACACTAGCAGATTTAGGTTTAAATTCTACTCCAGAATTACTTCAAGCTGCATTGAAACAATTATCCATAATGACCAAGGTAAATCACGACAATTTTAACCAAAAATTGCCACATATTTATCAAGTCACAGATTTACCAGAATTTTCTAACTGGGGAAATGAACCAAGGTTACTCAATATCATCGAAAAATATATTGGTCTTCCCATTATTTTTCACGGCGTACATTTACGCAAAGATTTTCCTAATGAGCAACAGTTTGGCACGTTGCTATGGCATAAAGATTCTGAAGATCGACGGATGATTAAAATTATCATCTATTTGACAGATGTAGAAAAAAAACATGGACCTTTTGAATATTTACCAATATCTTTAACTTCCCTATGGAGTTTGAATTATTATCGCATTTACTATAAACTTTGGCAGGCAGGTTACGTTGGCATTACAGATGAAGAACTAAAAAAAATTATTCCCGAATCTGCTTGGAAATCCTGTCCAGGTGAAGCAGGTACAGTAATTATAGTAGACCCGAAAATTGCTTTGCATCATGGAACGATCCGCACACAAGAAAGAGCAACTTTATTTTTTGCATATACTGCCAATCCGCCGAAAAAGCCAGATTTATGCAACCAATATTGGGATAATACATATCCAAGACCAGAGTTAGAAACCTTATCAAGCTGA
- a CDS encoding GumC family protein — MVQTSLNPHINPVSDPEPSYGQMFSVFVRRFPWFLAAFIASIAIAAFVTVRTKPTYRSSMQLLVEPNYQGKQEGVGIENQFTEPDIQIDTATQLNLMQSSGLIQKAVDLLKSDYPDMTVTDIKNTLVLNQLRTKQDDVATKIFQVDYSDGDPEKTQKVLAAIRQVYVDYNKQQQDSRLQKGLQVIREQLSKASEEVNASETNLQRFRRNQNLIDPVSQAKALEDALNNIEQERRNTRSLYEEALARQKSLQEQLNRSPKNALVASRLSQSTRYQGLLNEIQKTELALAQERLRFTDATPSVEKLREQLQSQKELLQQEVGRTLGIQSAGVFASKMPLLEQGQFGEIDLNLAGQLVETQTTIVALGARDQTLAQKENQLRFEIKRFPPLLAYYNRILPQLQFSRERLEQLLRAEQQLRQELAKGGFNWEVVEEPQKGAKMGPNLQQNLLLGAVVGLMLGGVAAFIREASDDSVHTTAELEKQFALPLLGTTPKLPPAKTKESVIQLPFGKPEVLAPWTVEVLQSSPRWESLDLIYKNIELLNSVASLKSLMITSALTDDGKSALALGLAMSAARLHKRVLLIDANLREPSLHEQLNLPNEQGLSTLLASDITLPNQVGIQSYGSAYIDILTAGPRPADPANLLSSPRMMQLMATFEENYDLVLIDASPVLGLVDAMLTASSCRSVVMVASIGIVTRTQLAQATAMLSKLNLIGVVANGVSNSSSTYVPYPQKQYQLALQQAVEK, encoded by the coding sequence GTGGTTCAAACTAGTCTAAATCCTCATATAAATCCCGTTTCTGATCCAGAGCCAAGCTATGGGCAAATGTTTTCAGTGTTCGTGCGGAGATTTCCTTGGTTTTTAGCAGCATTTATTGCTTCAATTGCGATCGCCGCTTTTGTGACTGTTAGAACTAAACCTACCTACAGAAGCTCAATGCAGTTGCTAGTAGAACCTAACTATCAAGGCAAACAAGAAGGAGTTGGTATAGAAAATCAGTTTACAGAGCCTGATATTCAAATAGATACTGCAACTCAACTTAACCTGATGCAGAGTTCAGGATTGATTCAAAAAGCTGTTGATCTCCTGAAATCTGACTATCCTGATATGACTGTGACCGATATTAAAAATACTTTGGTCTTAAATCAGTTAAGAACAAAACAAGATGATGTCGCTACAAAAATTTTCCAAGTAGACTATAGCGATGGAGATCCAGAAAAGACTCAAAAGGTTCTGGCTGCCATTCGTCAAGTTTATGTGGACTATAACAAGCAGCAACAAGATTCACGTCTACAAAAAGGTCTGCAAGTAATCAGAGAACAGTTAAGTAAGGCTAGTGAAGAAGTTAATGCCTCTGAGACTAACCTCCAACGGTTCCGCAGAAACCAGAATTTAATCGACCCGGTGTCACAAGCTAAAGCCCTTGAAGATGCTTTGAACAATATTGAGCAAGAGCGCCGTAATACTCGTTCTCTATACGAAGAAGCTTTAGCACGCCAGAAATCTTTGCAAGAACAACTTAATCGTTCTCCAAAAAATGCTTTGGTTGCTTCTCGTCTGAGTCAATCGACTCGCTACCAAGGCTTACTTAACGAAATTCAAAAAACAGAATTAGCACTAGCTCAAGAACGCTTACGTTTTACAGATGCAACTCCGAGTGTAGAAAAGCTCAGAGAACAACTCCAAAGTCAGAAGGAGTTATTGCAACAAGAGGTAGGTAGGACTTTAGGTATCCAGTCTGCGGGTGTATTCGCTTCTAAAATGCCTCTTTTAGAACAAGGACAGTTCGGTGAAATCGACCTGAATCTGGCTGGCCAGTTGGTGGAGACCCAAACAACCATAGTGGCTTTAGGTGCGCGCGATCAAACTCTAGCCCAAAAAGAAAATCAGCTACGTTTTGAAATCAAACGCTTTCCCCCTTTGTTGGCTTACTACAACCGCATCCTGCCACAGTTACAATTTAGCCGTGAACGGTTAGAGCAACTATTGAGAGCAGAACAGCAATTACGTCAAGAACTGGCCAAGGGTGGATTTAATTGGGAAGTTGTAGAAGAACCTCAAAAAGGTGCAAAGATGGGGCCGAATCTCCAACAGAATCTTTTATTAGGCGCAGTCGTTGGGTTAATGTTGGGAGGCGTTGCTGCTTTCATTCGCGAAGCATCTGATGATTCTGTTCACACTACTGCTGAATTGGAGAAGCAGTTTGCCTTACCTTTGTTGGGTACAACTCCCAAACTGCCACCTGCTAAAACCAAAGAATCAGTGATTCAATTGCCTTTTGGTAAGCCAGAAGTATTAGCCCCCTGGACAGTCGAGGTATTACAATCCTCGCCGCGTTGGGAATCGTTGGATCTGATTTACAAAAATATTGAGTTACTCAACTCTGTCGCCAGCTTGAAATCTTTGATGATTACCTCGGCTTTAACCGATGATGGTAAGTCAGCTTTGGCATTAGGTTTAGCGATGAGTGCGGCGCGTTTACACAAACGAGTACTATTGATTGATGCCAATTTACGCGAACCGAGTCTACATGAACAGCTGAATCTGCCTAACGAGCAAGGACTTTCAACATTGTTGGCAAGCGATATCACCCTGCCCAATCAAGTGGGGATTCAATCTTATGGTTCAGCCTACATTGATATTTTGACCGCCGGGCCTAGACCTGCTGACCCAGCAAATCTTTTGAGTTCTCCACGCATGATGCAATTAATGGCAACATTTGAAGAGAACTATGATTTAGTACTCATCGATGCCTCTCCTGTTTTGGGTTTGGTAGATGCTATGCTCACAGCCTCATCTTGTCGGAGTGTAGTCATGGTCGCCAGCATTGGCATAGTGACTCGTACCCAGCTTGCCCAAGCTACAGCTATGCTTAGTAAGTTAAATTTGATTGGGGTTGTAGCCAACGGAGTTTCCAACTCCAGTAGCACTTACGTACCATATCCTCAAAAGCAATATCAACTTGCCCTGCAACAAGCGGTGGAAAAGTAG
- the hepC gene encoding heterocyst development glycosyltransferase HepC: MTVSIIRTIQNYKAPQQPQDHRSPYCILQWRRGQLLVKSTTQANQLYLPSVDNEQLLIECLKHSPITLVSINPKLGETWLRFWAEACEQAHKPIFLRIPSGKKLPKQSSKSLMWLQRLIDGILASVLLLLTSPIILGLMILMRMKSPRSIFSREWHVGERGRLFRAIKFDTTAKHKGAILGRWMRKYGLDNLPQLFNVLRGEMSLLNSHCWTLEDAIYLGLVGQKQLNKLPVITSSWDVQTDSNLLHLDSPTL; this comes from the coding sequence ATGACAGTTTCAATAATTCGCACTATACAGAATTATAAAGCGCCCCAACAACCCCAAGACCATCGCTCTCCATATTGCATTCTCCAATGGCGACGGGGTCAGTTATTAGTGAAGTCCACAACTCAAGCAAATCAACTATATTTACCTTCTGTAGATAACGAGCAATTATTAATAGAATGTTTAAAACATTCACCTATAACCTTAGTCAGCATAAACCCAAAACTTGGTGAAACTTGGTTGCGGTTTTGGGCTGAGGCATGTGAACAAGCTCATAAACCAATATTTCTCCGCATACCTTCAGGTAAGAAACTGCCTAAACAAAGTAGCAAATCTTTAATGTGGCTGCAACGATTAATTGATGGGATTTTAGCGTCTGTATTGTTGTTGTTAACAAGTCCAATAATTCTAGGATTGATGATACTGATGCGAATGAAATCGCCAAGGTCAATTTTCTCCCGTGAGTGGCATGTAGGCGAACGAGGTAGACTCTTTAGAGCCATCAAGTTTGACACAACAGCAAAGCATAAAGGAGCAATCCTAGGGCGTTGGATGCGTAAATATGGTTTGGACAATCTGCCTCAGTTATTCAATGTGCTACGGGGTGAAATGAGTTTGTTAAACTCTCATTGTTGGACTTTAGAAGATGCAATATATCTTGGCTTAGTCGGACAAAAACAACTCAACAAACTACCAGTAATTACAAGTTCATGGGATGTACAGACAGATTCTAATCTGTTGCATTTAGATAGCCCAACACTATAA
- a CDS encoding glycosyltransferase has translation MKIALVHDYLTQRGGAERVFELLCKRYPQADVFTSLYDPQKTIEMGERIVKTTYLQKIPGAVKYFRLMAPFYFPAFRALDLQDYDLIVSSSTSFAKAVRKRSDARHVCFCHNVTRFLWDTETYLKEYGDYRYFAPLIEHVFQMMRNVDLKYAQEPDLYIANSSVVARRIQSVYGKQAIVVNYPIDTSNFVFSDQKDEYYLASARMISYKRLDIIVEAFNWLGWRLLISGDGPEKARLKSKALNNIEFLGHVSDRQRKDLFSKAKSIIVAALEDYGLVPVEANASGTPVIAYGAGGVLDTQIHGQTGVFFKRQTPESLQAALLHSGQINWNYENIRNHAVNNFSEPVFFNKVEQVINQPSSVN, from the coding sequence ATGAAAATTGCTCTAGTCCATGATTACTTAACCCAGCGCGGTGGAGCAGAGCGCGTATTTGAGCTGCTTTGTAAGCGTTACCCCCAAGCGGATGTTTTCACTTCTTTATACGATCCGCAAAAAACTATTGAGATGGGTGAGCGCATAGTCAAAACAACTTACTTGCAAAAAATTCCCGGCGCAGTTAAGTATTTTAGATTGATGGCTCCCTTTTATTTTCCTGCTTTTAGGGCGCTAGACTTGCAAGACTACGATTTGATTGTTAGCAGTAGTACCAGCTTCGCCAAAGCAGTACGCAAACGCTCAGATGCAAGACATGTTTGCTTTTGCCATAATGTAACTCGTTTCTTGTGGGATACAGAAACTTATTTAAAGGAGTACGGAGACTATAGATATTTTGCTCCTTTAATTGAACACGTTTTTCAAATGATGAGAAATGTAGACCTGAAATATGCTCAGGAACCTGACCTTTACATTGCCAATTCTAGTGTTGTGGCTCGTCGGATTCAAAGCGTTTATGGCAAACAAGCAATTGTAGTTAATTATCCAATTGATACCAGTAACTTTGTTTTTTCAGATCAAAAAGATGAATATTATCTGGCCTCAGCCAGAATGATTAGTTATAAACGTCTTGATATTATAGTTGAGGCTTTTAATTGGTTGGGTTGGCGATTATTAATCTCAGGTGATGGCCCTGAAAAAGCACGTTTAAAATCTAAAGCATTAAATAATATTGAATTTTTAGGACATGTAAGCGATCGCCAGCGCAAAGATTTGTTTTCTAAAGCAAAATCGATTATTGTCGCAGCTTTAGAAGACTATGGATTAGTACCAGTAGAAGCAAATGCTAGTGGTACACCAGTCATTGCTTACGGAGCAGGTGGAGTATTAGATACTCAAATACATGGTCAGACAGGTGTGTTTTTTAAAAGACAAACACCCGAATCTTTGCAAGCTGCATTACTACATTCCGGACAAATCAATTGGAATTATGAAAATATTCGTAATCATGCAGTAAACAATTTTTCGGAACCAGTTTTTTTTAATAAGGTTGAGCAAGTTATTAATCAACCTTCTAGTGTAAATTAA